Proteins encoded together in one Megalops cyprinoides isolate fMegCyp1 chromosome 20, fMegCyp1.pri, whole genome shotgun sequence window:
- the LOC118795712 gene encoding regulator of G-protein signaling 13-like — MPGLITPLRESQQLNMEREDKKRSRSLGKDFICRLQCMFSHTSSIEKLTPEETLLWSQSLEKLLQSKYGMATFHAFLKSEYSDENIEFWLRCEEYKKIKSSYRMNSKAKKIYEQYIQAQAPKEINIDHQTREIIKRNVKSPTTLCFDEAQKIVFGLMERDSYPRFLRSEIYRTLLESAASDSLSG; from the exons ATGCCAGGGCTCATAACGCCACTGAGGGAGTCTCAACAGCTcaacatggagagagaggacaagaaGAGAAGCAGGAGTCT AGGGAAAGACTTCATCTGCAGATTGCAGTGCATGTTTTCGCACACATCAAGCATTGAGAA GCTCACCCCAGAGGAAACACTGCTGTGGTCTCAGTCACTGGAGAAACTCCTTCAGTCCAAAT ATGGCATGGCAACATTTCACGCttttctgaaatctgaatatAGTGATGAGAACATTGAATTCTGGCTTAGGTGTGAGGAATACAAGAAAATCAAGTCATCTTACAGAATGAACTCCAAGGCAAAGAAGATATATGAACAGTACATTCAGGCCCAGGCACCAAAAGAG ATTAACATCGACCACCAAACCAGAGAAATTATCAAAAGGAATGTGAAGTCTCCGACAACACTCTGCTTCGATGAGGCCCAGAAAATTGTGTTCGGCCTGATGGAGCGAGACTCATACCCCAGGTTTCTGCGGTCCGAAATATACAGAACCCTGCTGGAATCAGCCGCATCGGATAGCCTGAGTGGGTGA